A part of Melittangium boletus DSM 14713 genomic DNA contains:
- a CDS encoding RCC1 repeat-containing protein, producing MSQKTSAVKGLLALLLGVTLAAGCGVPSKPEEPTPARAPQEQPLGSPSAPPRLAAGYRHSLYVAPDGTVWAWGENIAGQLGTGSTASRSTPGQVSGLWGAVTVAAGARHSLAVLSDGSVWAWGDNSYGQLGDGTSTRRLLPVRVSGIMDAVAVAAGESHSLVVLSDGTLLAWGHNGPGQLGDGTNVYRSRPVPVVGLTDVVNIAAGQYHSLAVRADGTAWAWGDNYHGQLGDGSSLARKVPTKVVGLVGAATVAGGYRHSLATLADGSVSAWGDNAAGQLGDGTTLRRTVPVKVKNLGGIAAVAAGYVFSLAVDFDGAVWAWGENSQGQLGDGTPTRRPLPVRTADPRSAVAVAAGYTHSLAELPDGNVLAWGLNNSGQLGDGTTSSRTVPGRVRGEWPTTPPPPSEEPLALKPVPVAAGYEHSLVVRADGTVWAMGNNLAGQLGDGTTLHRGVPGPVPGLTGVAAVAAGSAHSLALRSDGTVWAWGSNGSGQLGRGSYSDSFTPVKVANLSEAVAIAAGADFSLALRSDGTVWGWGVNWRGQLGNGTGFSAAQPVQVATLSGVVAISAGGAHAMALRQDGTVWAWGSNSDGGLGDGTNIDRLSPVQVRNLTGVTAIAAGAYHSVAIRADGGVWGWGYGGGNPLSGALPVQMQGFTGAKAIAAGVNSTAVARTDGTVWTWGGNEFGQLGTGGFSASAIPVQVAGLVNVTRLVTSRGHVLAVRTDGSFRGWGNNDYGQLGNGLGARLTPGRVSPLQGAVAVGGGYSYSVALAGDGTVWAWGDGSYGRLGDGTNNRRGTPAPVSNLSGIVEISVGGDHTLARRDDGTLWAWGYDHSGSLGNGTSGHQNTPLQVVGLTQVSSTAAGTSHSMAARADGTVWTWGHNQYGQLGNGTSTYTPNPIPAQVEGLTGMVAVAAGSTSSFALREDGTVWAWGGNNGGQLGDGTTVDRFTPAQVVGLTDVVQLATLSRSTLALRADGTVWGWGANLYGELGDGTTTPRPTPVPVPGLSDVRSIAMGLQRGMALLGDGSVWTWGWNHHGQVGEGSTTNRSTPVRVLTGAVAIGSGSLHSLAVRSDGTTWTWGYNGGGQLGVDAEQPSPIAIALP from the coding sequence GTGAGTCAAAAGACAAGCGCGGTGAAGGGCTTGCTGGCGTTGCTGCTGGGAGTGACGCTGGCCGCCGGTTGCGGCGTTCCCTCGAAGCCCGAGGAGCCCACGCCAGCGCGGGCCCCCCAGGAACAGCCACTGGGCTCGCCGTCGGCACCGCCCCGGCTGGCCGCGGGCTACCGCCACTCCCTCTACGTGGCTCCGGACGGCACCGTCTGGGCCTGGGGTGAGAACATCGCCGGGCAGCTGGGCACCGGGTCGACCGCATCCCGCTCCACGCCCGGGCAGGTGTCCGGCCTCTGGGGCGCGGTCACGGTGGCGGCCGGCGCCCGGCACTCGCTGGCGGTGCTCTCCGATGGCTCCGTCTGGGCCTGGGGCGACAACAGTTACGGGCAGCTCGGGGATGGGACGAGTACCCGGCGTCTGCTGCCCGTGCGGGTGTCCGGCATCATGGACGCGGTGGCCGTGGCCGCGGGCGAGAGCCACTCGCTGGTGGTGCTCTCCGACGGCACGCTCCTGGCCTGGGGCCACAATGGCCCGGGCCAGCTCGGCGATGGGACGAACGTCTACCGCTCCAGGCCAGTGCCCGTGGTGGGCCTGACGGACGTGGTGAACATCGCCGCCGGGCAGTACCACTCGCTGGCGGTGCGCGCCGATGGCACCGCGTGGGCCTGGGGCGACAACTACCATGGCCAGCTCGGAGATGGCTCGTCCCTGGCCCGCAAGGTCCCCACGAAGGTGGTGGGCCTCGTGGGCGCGGCCACGGTGGCGGGCGGGTATCGCCACAGCCTGGCCACCCTCGCGGACGGCAGCGTGTCGGCCTGGGGTGACAACGCCGCGGGCCAGCTGGGGGACGGGACGACGCTGCGCCGCACCGTGCCCGTGAAGGTGAAGAACCTGGGGGGGATCGCCGCCGTCGCGGCGGGCTACGTGTTCTCGCTGGCGGTGGACTTCGACGGCGCGGTGTGGGCCTGGGGCGAGAACTCCCAGGGGCAGCTCGGCGATGGGACGCCCACGCGCCGCCCGCTGCCCGTGAGGACGGCGGACCCCCGAAGCGCGGTGGCGGTGGCCGCGGGCTACACCCACTCGCTGGCCGAGCTTCCCGACGGCAACGTCCTGGCCTGGGGGCTGAACAACTCCGGGCAGTTGGGGGATGGAACGACGTCCAGCCGTACCGTCCCCGGGCGGGTGCGGGGGGAGTGGCCGACAACCCCACCGCCACCGTCGGAGGAGCCCTTGGCGCTGAAGCCCGTTCCCGTGGCGGCCGGGTACGAGCATTCCCTGGTGGTGCGCGCCGACGGCACCGTCTGGGCCATGGGCAACAACCTGGCGGGCCAACTCGGGGATGGGACGACGCTCCACCGCGGAGTACCCGGGCCGGTCCCCGGGCTCACGGGCGTCGCGGCCGTCGCGGCGGGCTCCGCCCACTCCCTGGCCCTGCGCTCGGATGGCACGGTCTGGGCCTGGGGGTCCAACGGGAGTGGTCAGCTCGGCCGGGGTTCCTACTCCGACAGCTTCACGCCGGTGAAGGTGGCGAACCTCTCGGAAGCCGTCGCCATCGCGGCGGGTGCCGATTTCTCCCTGGCCCTGCGCTCGGATGGCACCGTCTGGGGCTGGGGGGTCAACTGGCGGGGTCAGCTCGGAAATGGGACGGGCTTCAGTGCCGCTCAGCCCGTCCAGGTCGCCACCCTCTCGGGCGTGGTGGCCATCTCCGCGGGGGGAGCCCATGCGATGGCCCTGCGACAGGACGGCACCGTGTGGGCCTGGGGCAGCAACTCAGATGGGGGCCTCGGCGACGGCACGAACATCGATCGCCTGTCTCCGGTACAGGTGCGCAACCTCACGGGCGTGACGGCCATCGCGGCGGGCGCCTACCACTCCGTGGCGATCCGCGCGGACGGCGGCGTGTGGGGCTGGGGCTACGGCGGTGGCAACCCGCTCAGCGGAGCCCTCCCGGTGCAGATGCAGGGCTTCACGGGAGCCAAGGCCATCGCGGCCGGGGTGAACTCCACCGCGGTCGCGCGCACCGACGGCACCGTGTGGACCTGGGGCGGTAACGAATTCGGCCAGCTCGGAACCGGAGGGTTCTCCGCCTCCGCCATTCCCGTCCAGGTGGCGGGCCTGGTGAATGTCACGAGACTGGTGACCAGCCGGGGCCACGTCCTGGCCGTGCGGACCGATGGCTCCTTCCGGGGCTGGGGCAACAACGACTACGGCCAGCTTGGCAATGGCCTGGGCGCCCGCCTGACACCGGGGAGGGTGTCCCCCCTCCAGGGCGCGGTGGCCGTGGGGGGAGGCTACTCCTACTCCGTGGCCCTGGCGGGCGACGGCACCGTGTGGGCCTGGGGCGACGGCTCTTACGGGCGGCTCGGGGATGGGACGAACAACCGCCGCGGCACACCCGCCCCCGTGAGCAACCTCTCGGGCATCGTGGAGATCTCGGTCGGCGGCGACCACACCCTGGCCCGGCGCGACGACGGCACCCTTTGGGCCTGGGGCTACGACCATTCCGGGAGCCTGGGAAACGGGACGAGCGGCCACCAGAACACGCCGCTCCAGGTGGTGGGGCTCACGCAGGTGAGCTCCACGGCCGCGGGCACCAGCCACTCCATGGCCGCCCGCGCCGATGGGACCGTATGGACCTGGGGCCACAACCAGTATGGCCAGCTCGGCAATGGGACGAGCACGTACACCCCGAATCCCATCCCGGCCCAGGTGGAAGGCCTGACCGGCATGGTCGCCGTGGCGGCGGGGAGCACGTCGTCCTTCGCCCTCCGCGAGGACGGCACGGTGTGGGCCTGGGGCGGAAACAACGGTGGCCAGCTCGGCGATGGGACGACCGTCGATCGCTTCACGCCCGCGCAGGTGGTGGGCCTCACGGACGTGGTCCAGCTCGCCACGCTCAGCCGGAGCACCCTCGCCCTGCGCGCCGACGGCACGGTGTGGGGATGGGGAGCGAACCTGTACGGAGAACTCGGCGACGGCACCACCACCCCTCGCCCCACCCCCGTGCCCGTGCCCGGCCTGTCGGACGTGCGGAGCATCGCCATGGGGCTGCAGCGCGGCATGGCCCTGCTCGGTGACGGAAGCGTCTGGACCTGGGGTTGGAACCACCATGGCCAGGTCGGCGAGGGGTCGACCACCAACCGCTCGACGCCGGTGCGGGTGCTC